Below is a window of Campylobacter canadensis DNA.
ATGGATTTTATAAATGAATTATTAAAAAAAGTAAAAGAAGAAATAGGAGAAAATAATTATAAAAACTATTTTGAAAATATAGAATTTGATAAAGAACAAAATGATATTTTATATTTTAAAGTACCAAATCAATTTTTAGCAAAACATATTCAAACAAAATATTCATCAATAATAGAAAATATTTTAAAAAACATAACAGAAAAAAAGTATAAAATTTCTTTTTTTGAAAAAAAACAAAATACAAAAAGACTAAATTTAAAAGAAAAAGAATTAAATAAAAACTTAAAAGAAATAATCCATTCTTTAAATCCATCTTATACTTTTGATAATTTTATAATTGGAGAAAGTAATAAATTTACATATCAAGCTTGTAAAAATTCAACTTTAGAAAAAAATTTTGGTAAATCTTTTAACCCTATTTTTATTTATTCTAAAACAGGTTTAGGTAAAACTCATTTACTTCAAGCTTGTGGTCATGAATGTTTAGAACTTGGTAAAAAAGTAATTTATAAAACAGCAAAAGATTTTATGAAAGATTATCAAACAGCTTTATTAAATAATAAATTTGAAAGTTTTAATAACGACTATAAAGACTGCAATTTATTATTAATTGATGATATACAATTTTTAGGAAATACAGAAAAAATTCAAGAAGAATTCTTTCATATTTTTAATGATATTATTCAAAAAAATGGGCAAATAATTATGACTTCTGATGTTGCTCCAAAAGATTTAAATGGTATTGAAGATAGATTAAAATCAAGATTTTCTAATGGAATAATAGCAAATATTAGTGTGCCTGATTTAGATACAAGAAAGGCAATTATTAAGAAAAAATGTGAAGTTCATGAAATAGATTTAAATAATGAAATTTTAAATACAATTGCAAATTATATAGGAGAAAGTATTAGAGAAATAGAAGGCATAATAACAAGAATTAATGCAATGAAATTACTTTCTGGTCAAATGATAACCTTAGAATTAGTAAAAAATCTAATAAAAGAATATATAAATGAAGAAAAGCAAAATATAGATATTGATGATATCTTTCAAATGATTAGCAAAGAATTTAATATAAAAATATCTGAAATAAAATCAAATTCTAAAAAGCAAGAAATTGTAAAAGCAAAAAGAATAGTAATATATTTAGCTAAAGAATTAATTTCAAATTCAACAACAGAATTAGCTAAAAATTTTCAAATGAAAGACCATAGTTCAATATCTCATAATATTAAAAAAACCCAAGAATTAATAAAAAAAGATAATGAATTTAAAAACTTAATAGAAAATATAAAAAATAAGATAATTAATCTAAAAAGTAAAGATTTTTAAATATAATTATTCAAATAACAAGTAAAGGATTAAAATGAAATTATTAATTGACAGAAAAAAAGTAGAAAATATTATTTCAATTCTTACAAATTATGTTGAAAAAAAAGATTTAACAAGTATAAATTCAAATATTCAAATTAAAACTTTAGATGATTCATTATTACTAAGAGCTAGTGATACAGAAATTGGAATAGAATATAAAATTAAAGATTGTCAAATAATTGAAAATGGAGAAATTTT
It encodes the following:
- the dnaA gene encoding chromosomal replication initiator protein DnaA translates to MDFINELLKKVKEEIGENNYKNYFENIEFDKEQNDILYFKVPNQFLAKHIQTKYSSIIENILKNITEKKYKISFFEKKQNTKRLNLKEKELNKNLKEIIHSLNPSYTFDNFIIGESNKFTYQACKNSTLEKNFGKSFNPIFIYSKTGLGKTHLLQACGHECLELGKKVIYKTAKDFMKDYQTALLNNKFESFNNDYKDCNLLLIDDIQFLGNTEKIQEEFFHIFNDIIQKNGQIIMTSDVAPKDLNGIEDRLKSRFSNGIIANISVPDLDTRKAIIKKKCEVHEIDLNNEILNTIANYIGESIREIEGIITRINAMKLLSGQMITLELVKNLIKEYINEEKQNIDIDDIFQMISKEFNIKISEIKSNSKKQEIVKAKRIVIYLAKELISNSTTELAKNFQMKDHSSISHNIKKTQELIKKDNEFKNLIENIKNKIINLKSKDF